From the Phyllostomus discolor isolate MPI-MPIP mPhyDis1 chromosome 7, mPhyDis1.pri.v3, whole genome shotgun sequence genome, one window contains:
- the FAM110B gene encoding protein FAM110B, whose product MPTETLQTGSMVKPVSPAGTFTSAVPLRILNKGPDYFRRQAEPNPKRLSAVERLEADKAKYVKSQEVINAKQEPVKPAVLAKPPVCPGAKRALGSPTLKVFGPNAKTESGVQRETLKLEILKNIINSSEGSSSASGHKHSSRNWPPHRPDTTDLHRHSFAESLKVYPTQGRGSPQESSSHVGRRLLEQTAESFLHVSHSSSDIRKVTSVKPLKAIPCSSSAPPLPPKPKVAALATIKSPEADPVEPACGVSRRPSLQRSKSDLSDRYFRVDADVERFFNYCGLDPEELENLGMENFARANSDIISLNFRSASMISSDCEQSQDSNSDLRNDDSANDRVPYGISAIERNARIIKWLYSIKQARESQKVSHV is encoded by the coding sequence ATGCCCACGGAGACCCTACAGACAGGTAGCATGGTGAAACCGGTCAGCCCCGCGGGCACCTTCACCTCCGCGGTGCCCCTGCGCATCCTCAACAAAGGGCCCGACTACTTTCGCAGGCAGGCTGAGCCCAACCCCAAAAGACTCAGCGCTGTGGAGAGACTGGAAGCGGACAAGGCCAAGTATGTCAAGAGCCAGGAGGTCATCAACGCAAAGCAGGAGCCAGTGAAGCCTGCGGTGCTGGCCAAGCCCCCAGTGTGCCCGGGTGCCAAGCGCGCGCTGGGCAGCCCCACGCTCAAAGTGTTCGGGCCCAACGCCAAGACGGAGAGCGGCGTGCAGAGGGAGACCCTGAAGCTCGAGATCCTGAAGAACATCATCAACAGCTCGGAAGGCTCCAGCTCGGCCTCGGGCCACAAGCACAGCTCGAGAAACTGGCCCCCTCACAGGCCAGACACCACAGACCTGCACCGGCACTCCTTCGCTGAGTCCCTGAAAGTCTACCCGACGCAGGGCCGCGGGAGCCCGCAGGAGAGTAGTTCCCACGTGggcaggaggctgctggagcagACGGCAGAGTCCTTCCTCCACGTCTCCCACAGCTCCTCGGACATCCGCAAAGTGACCAGTGTGAAGCCCCTAAAAGCGATCCCCTGCAGTAGCTCCGCCCCTCCGCTGCCTCCCAAACCCAAGGTGGCCGCCCTCGCCACCATTAAGTCCCCCGAAGCTGACCCGGTGGAACCTGCTTGTGGAGTCAGCCGAAGGCCCTCCCTGCAGCGGTCGAAGTCGGACTTGAGTGACAGGTATTTCCGAGTGGACGCAGACGTGGAGAGGTTCTTCAACTACTGCGGACTGGACCCAGAAGAGCTGGAAAACCTTGGCATGGAAAACTTTGCAAGGGCTAATTCCGACATCATATCCCTCAACTTCCGCAGTGCAAGCATGATCAGCTCGGACTGTGAACAGTCTCAGGACAGTAACAGTGACCTTAGAAATGATGACAGTGCCAATGACCGGGTGCCATATGGCATTTCTGCCATCGAAAGAAATGCTAGGATCATCAAGTGGTTATATAGCATCAAACAAGCTAGAGAGTCACAGAAGGTCTCCCACGTGTAA